The genome window actgaaatctcattttgttttaatgagaaattgttaCATCAttcactaactaaataaaaggtgaagattaaaatccactaccacttgtcattgtatatttaaaatataaggtTTAAAGTCTATCCTGTGTATCCAAGAATTAGgttcttttggatatacaccactataAGTTTCTTTTAAAAACATTCTCCCCTCTTCCGTGTGtgtattaaaaatacttagtattctaaaaaaaaataagaacatgTCTAGTTGaaaaagtactggaggtaagccaaacccgaGTGCAATTGTGTGCACCCCATCTCCAATCCATTTACCTTAATACAACAAGGGTAAAGTTAACGATGCTTTAATAGCATTAATTTTGGAATtatttctagaaatttaaaaaaaaagaaaaaaggaactgaattttttacaacttttttatatttctcataaaagttgtattaaaacttgggaaaaggttttacTACATATAGGGGTATGTGATAGTAAAAAAGAAGGGACATGTGTTCAAAGGTCATGTTaatagtaaattaaaaaaaattaaaaattaaaaagggatGTATACAATTACTctcaataattgaaattgaaagttaaaaaaacaactttcaattttaaccaataaattaaaaaggttaaaaagtgaagaagtaaaaattttatgaaagataaAAGAGAGGAATTGTATCAGGTGCAATGCCATAGATATTGCACTTGATTTCAATCCCCGCATACACTAAAAACCGATTAATACCTCTGTGTAATAATAAAGAGCAGAATCATCAGAAACGGtaaccataggttgaaactttttataataaaaaaaaaaatcactttattaaaatacttaaccttaactctatttttttaaaccttcattttattaacaaatagaAGATATCTTTAAACTTAGAGGTCAACGTACTTAAATAACATATCTATCAGTATCTATACATATATTAAGTCACTTATAtgatcctcaaaaaaaaaaaaaaaaagtcacttatatagttaaaaaaataatttaaaaaaaatactatttccATATTTCAATACTAAAATAGtattaagtattttatttttatgcttgattgagacttttattttttcttttatctatgGTACGTGTTGTCTTTGCcgttatttttaaaatgaaaatatatatatatatatatatagaattgtggaggtccactattttttttttattgcttgattaaaatataattttgttgaaCTATGAATTGTATTTAATTGAATTTCCAAATTATCCATCAAATTAGTTTAATTCTTAAATGAGTAAATTTTATGGGTTATTTAGTTTATGTATGTGGAGGATAAttgttaatgaaaaaaaattatatatgcataattttaaggGCTATGTAAAGACAATCAAATGAATAGTTAGCTAGGAGTAgttgaattatattttctttttggttaatATGACAATTTGTTGAAAGTGTGTAAAACTATAGttatatctaaaaaatatgagggatttaaaaagttatatatactcaaatataatacaattaaataaaaaccatttaaccatttgctaaatttttttatataaaaaaaggataattatTGGGAAAATTACACTCCATCTCCAATTTGAAGGGAAATAACATTTTTCTCCCTTGACATTCTTTTGACCAAACTCTATTAAATTGATGTTAAAAATGTTGTATTCTAACTTACATTTTGCTTTAAGGGAGAGTTTCCAAAATTATCTTccctttcaaaattaaaatatattaatttaaatttttattaaagagtattttaaaatatttagtaggcaaaaatgcaaaactgaccttctaacttttaacttttgtcattttagtcctctaactttcagttttattatttcagtcctctaagttttaatttttgtcaatgtgGTATTCTGTTAGGTCTTAGTTACTTCTGCCATTaagtttgacctttttttttttaaaaaaaaaaaaattgtaattaaaagaaaataacaaaaagctgaaaaaagaaaacatggaAGGTCCGCCCCTCCAGTTTCCATCCTCAGCCTCCTGCCTCCCCGTTCtctgctttctctctctctctctgtaacATACCAAAAATTCTTGTGACCAAAACCGAGTAAACTTTAACCCTGATAAAACTTAACCGGCTCTAATTAAACCCATGGCAAAGTAATATCCTCATTCCTCAGCCAAAAAGCCCTGAACAGATTCCGCAGCTTCTCAAATCCAGCCTCTCACATCGGCCACCATCGGCGAGGTTTTTTCCGACTGAACTGTAGATGGTTTTGGGCTGGGTCTGGGTTAGGCAAAAAAACTGagttggttttttgtttttggtcgggtctaggttttgtttttaagaTGGGTCGGTTAGGATCATCTTCACAAGCTAAAGAAGGTGGGTAACTCAAATGGAGCTGTATTAGGTTACCTTCTGTGAGCATGGGTCGATGGGCTTGGTGGTGTTGTGCCATATCGCAACCGTCGATGGGATTGCGGCTCTCTTTGGTGTGGTATTTGCTTTggggtttgtttgtgtgttatGGGTTGGCTTGTTGAAATTTTGAGGTTTGGTGGTTGTCTGCTTTAAAGCATATGCATATATGATGGtggatttgagagagagactgatcttgagagagagattgagatttTTCCGTTTTTCGGTTTTGATTTCAGGGGAAGGGGAACAATGTTGTTCcccttacatttttttttttttacagttttttttttctttttaattacgaaaattattataaaaaaaaaagaaaaaaaaaaggccaaactTAATGGGAGGAGTAACTGATACCTAACAGAATACTACATTGACAAAACTTGAAAGATAGAGggctgaaatgacaaaactgaaagttagaagactgaaatgacaaaagttaaaaattagagggttagttttgcatttttgcctatttagtatgactttttaaaaaaaaaaaaaagagttgaggAGAGATTTGTTGTTGCAAGTCTTTTGGtgcttgataaaattaaaattattaatataaatttatttatgtttttactAGTCATGGTTAAACTTTggtaaaaagaattttataaaaatatagaatattTTGTCACTAACATAAACCAAAGGAGAGTGCTATTTTTTCAAACCTAAAGGAGGAAAGTATTTTTGACTTTTCCCCCCCTTAAATTTGGGGTGGAGGATCATTCTCCAAAACCTCAAGAGAGGAAAATGTAATTTAGAAATgctatatttacaatattttcacaataatggtctgtttggttgggatgatgaaaaaaatgaaatgatagaaaatagagagatgaggaaaaagtaggaggatagaaGAGATTTTAGTTTCCCTTGTTCGTATTTGGTTGGAAAGACGGAAAAGTGAAgggatggaaaacttttttatttggttgaaaagagaaatgaaaaaatagaaaataaagtttgtataaatttacttatatgTCCTTATTAAAAATGATGCTCAATAAAAAAAGGCAAACaagcaactaaaaaaaaaaaataaataagcaatCACCCAAGTTTATTAAAAGGGAAAATTCATGGCtagtaaaaaataagaaataaaaataataataaaaaacgtaaagaaaaagaaaaaaaaatggttgtgtGTAACAGTATCATgctcatcatcatcaccaaaaaaaaaggtaaaaaggaAATGTGGGTAATTTTGTccaaatatttttgtgttttggtggggGTAGAAGAGAAAACTTGTGAGTCTCACCAAAATCTCTGCCCTTTCCACCctcaaccaaaccaaaaatataattttctctcaacttttttctcctttattttctATACTCCTTATTATAATTACTCCAACTAAACAAAGCCTAAAtcttaaatatcaaattattattttttttagtaaacaataatacttattagaacacacacgaaaatagtaatactattattttaaacCGGTTTTataaaacattacaaaatgacCTTATTGTTGAATGTTATTTATGGGTAAAAAACATTCATTTAAATAACCTCTCTCAAAGTAACATCTCTCAATGTAATAACCATAAAATAAGAGGACTTGGTTTAAGTCCAGTGCATTTAGTGCAATGGACCTGATCAGATGGTGACACATGTTTAAAACTTGACACATGTTATCATTTCAACGGATCCAGTATTATCGGACACCAAACCTAAGcctaacccaaaataaaaagggaagaaTTCCAAAACGGTGCGTTCCTCCGCGATTCTGTTCCCTGACACGTAACACCTTCACGTGAAGtggaaataccaaaaaataGCCGCACCGTAATAAGggattaataaaagaaaagaaaagaaaagaaaacgaCACCGTCTGAGAGAGTCGTACACTgactatatatattatcataaaataaaagtagtgtACTAGTGTATAATAATATACTAACATATATCTTGTTCAGATTCAGAGAAAGCTTAGCTAGCAAATATGTTATTCTTTTAAAGCTCCTCCTTGTCCAAGCAAGCAAGCAAAGCGAGCAAGCAATCCGAAACACAAacacattctctctcttttgtaaAGATAAAAGATGGAAGCCGAAGAAGCGAATCCAAGCAACACCAACAACGAAGACCTGATCACCTCATTCTGCGAAATCACCTCTTCCACCAGAGAAGAAGCTCTCTTCTTCTTAGAGAGCCACAACTTCCACCTCGACTCCGCCGTCTCCACTTTTCTCGACAACGACAACGACAACGCCAACGGCAACGGCAACGAAAACATCAACATCAACCCCGCCGCCGCCGTTGCTCACCCAATCATTCCTTCCGACTCTCCTTCTCCGTCGCCGTCGCCTTCAAAGTCCCCCGACTACTCTCCCTCTCGGTCGCGATCCCGCTCGCCGTCTCCTACTCCGTCTCGCCCTCCCTACCAGCTCCGCTCCACCAGGCGTGGTCCGACCCCAAACTATAATGACCGCACACGTGGCAACGTCCGTACTCTCGCCGATCTCAACCGTCCAGCTGGGGAAGACCACGGTAGTGACTCCGATGAGCCTCAGGAGTACTACACCGGTGGCGAGAAGAGGTACCTACTCTACTCTTTTTCTATTCCTAGGGTTTctatgtttggttgctgagaaaaccTAATTAAGAAACTTGCAAACAATAACAATCGAATTATTAATTTCTGTCAAattgaagataattttttttgtcaaaacttCAAAATTGGAAACCACTGCAATGCAATGTTGGAGTGAAATTACGTGTTGATTATAATAGTATCTGTGATTGTAAAGGAAGTTTTAGTATTAGTTTTAGTTTGTACTTTAATTCAGATATATTGCTAAAACTTACTGTATTTATTGGCATAATAGCAGTTTTCGTTGAAGGTGAGATTTGTTTGTTATATTTAATCATCAAATGGTTGTGTTTGTGATAATCTCTCAGTGTGTTTGGAGTTGGAGGGAAAGGAGAGGAGAGTATGAGGGGAGCAGAGTGGAGGGCAATGGTTATCCCTTCCGCTTATCTTATTTtcaatgttttaaaaatcaagtaGGGGGGCAGTGTGTGTACATATCCCTCCTCACCTATGCTTGGATGTTAATGGGAAGCAGAGATAGTAAATTACTGATTTCTCCAAAAGCTTGTTAGGAAATGGcgaatttaataatttattctaACAAGAGAAAATGATAGGACATCATACAAAttgataattatatatatatatatatatatatatatatattagtggaACCCCTCCCCTCGCCCTCCTCCCTGTCCAAATTATCTCAATTTGGGAGCCCCTCAaacccctttaaaaaaaatatccgCACAGGGCCCCTCTCCTCCCCATCTTTCCAAACACATGGTAAGTTGGGGTATTAAGACCTGTTTGGTGTCAAAGTATGGAAGAGGGAGTTTCTTTATTATCGTATTCTTACATGGTTGGTTGGTATCTGATCTCTAGCTCATTCTATAGATTGTCTTGTCAAAATAAATTGTCTTTtgttaaaatcaaaataatggCTACAAGGTAATAAGAACCGAAATAGAACCGGCATTGGTGGTTTATTTTATCAAACGAAGcatctttcaattaaaaaaaaggaatgaatGCATTGAGTAAGCATGTTTGAAATTGTTTATAAGATAGGCCTCATTATAATTGCTTGGTGCTTTCAATATGTTTGGTTTACCACTAGGTTCTAGAGgagataaaaagaagagaaaatttttaaattctattgCTTGGTGTTTTCAGTACGTTCGGTTTACGCCTTGGCTCTACAGGacatattttggttttttaaagaagagaaaaaagaacagAAAGCATGAGAATAATATTTTGGCATCTCTTTCATCACCCCACTAGGATTTTGTCTATGAAATCGGTGAAATTTGGAGAAAAGTTAGGTAAAATGAAGAAAGGACACTATATCTTTCTATCATAACTTTACTTTCTCCTAGTTAGAAGAGTATCCAAAATCGGAAATGCGCGTGCATATATTGAATGTGAACCGAAGTAACCTCTGTTAAGCTATGAGAAAGGGAAATTATATTATGAAGTGAACACCCACTTTTTATAAGCCATAAAGAGCAAAAGCTTCTTATGCAAATCCATTTCTATATCTGCTTGCTTGTACGCCCATTGTTTAGAATCATAAGCCATCTTGTATCGAATGCTGAAGTTATATCTCTGCATTTTGTCTCACTTCTCTATATTAGGAAAAAGGGGTCCTTTGGGAGGGTTGGTATCGATTCTTTATCCACAAGATTAAGCCTTAGGTGGACCCAGAGGTCCCAGACCCAATTGAAGTTGTCTTGTTGATGAGAACAAATTGTTTCACTTAGCTTATATTAAGCATACTCGAGCATAGCAGACTCTGTTGTTGCCAAGCtggtgttatatatatattctctttctctttgaccaaaaaatttatatgttttttgtttggtctggtttggattttttttttttttttttgggactaattttatttaacaaaatcaTGAGCTGTCTTAGTCACTGAATCTGAAAATTGTTGTTACATCCTTGATAGCAATGATGGCTAATGTTGTTCTGTTTCACTTTTGGTTGTAGTGGAATGCTTGTCCAGGATCCAACCAAAGGTAATGAAGTGGACGCAATTTTCAATCATGCCAGACAGGTTGCTGTAGACCCTGATCACCTTCAACCATCTTCAAGCTCAAAAAGCTTTACTGGAACAGCAAGATTACTCTCAGGCGAGACACTGCCATCTGAACCTCAGCACCCTGAAGTTGTCATTCATACCATCACTTTTTGGAGCAATGGTTTCTCTGTGAATGATGGACCTTTGCGGAGGTTTGATGATCCTGAAAATGCTTCATTCTTGGAGGTAATTTTTCGATGAAGTGCCATTCATTGTACTGATGGTAATCGTAATATTTTATGCTGCATTTTcgtgtttgtgctaccatgggTTATCGTAGCAGTCCGTTTCCACACTTCCTGCCCTGGTGTCTTTTCTTTTAAGGGATTCTATGcattcaacaaaatttaaaatgtgcCATTCTATTAGCATTTCTGTTCTATTAGAGATGTGTGCTTATGATCAGTTGTATCTCAATGCAGAGCATCAAGAATTCTGATTGTCCTAAGGAGCTTGAACCAGCAGATAGGAGAACTAGCGTCCATGTTGAACTCCTGAGGCGGGATGAAAACTACCCTGTGCGACCCTTTTTCTCCCCTGATCTCCTGTTTATTTGTTCCCTGTTTGCATGTGTTTCTTATTGTTTCCTTGCCCTGTTAATTTAATGCAGGAGCCAGTGAAGAGCCACGTAGCTTTTCATGGAGTGGGAAGAACTTTAGGTAGCAGCACCTCCACAACAACCCCTGCTGTCTCTGAACCCACAGTTTCTGCCACTCCCCTCAACACTGCTCCATTGCCATTAACGGGTTTAGTTGTCGATGAGTCATCACCATCAACTTCAATTCAGCTAAGATTGGCTGATGGTACACGCATGGTCTCTCGCTTCAACCACCACCATACAATCAGAGAAATCCGTAATTTTATTGATGCATCAAGACCTGGTGGAGTAACAACTTACCAGCTTCTGACGATGGGGTTCCCTCCCAAACAACTAACTGATCTGGACCAGACAATAGAGCAGGCTGGCATAGCCAACTCAGTTGTCATCCAGAAATTCTAGCTGGTTGCATTGGTGCTAACCCCCATTTGTGTTAGCTTACCTacatatatatgataaaaaCTTGACTGATTTCATGTTATACATAAAAGACTTTGATTAATAATTCAGTTCAGGAGTGCTTTCATCGTGGACGTGTTTTTCGAAGCAGAGACCTATCCAAATGCAAAAACACAGTTCAATTTGAGAAAGTAAATCACAGTTGGATGTATCTATGTTTCAGTGGTTTTCTGTTTTCCTTTCTTATATTCTTTTGCTATGGGGTTTTAGACGGATTGATAGTTCTCCTTTCTAAGCTCTGCACCAAATATGAGTCGACTGGTTGGAGAATAGTGAATCTTTAGTACCCCTTAACAAGAGGGGCAAATGCCAAAATCTGCATTCAATCCCATCTCCTTTTTAAGACAAAGAAAACCTGTTTTGGATGGAGCGGGATTGATCAAAGGCTATCCCCActcaattttcacttttttagttAATATATGTACAGGTTACATGAGTTAATATGTTTTGCCCTGGTGGTAATTGCAGCAGTTGATAATGAGCCTTTCAGAAACCAATCTGGCAACTGGATTTTTCCCACCTGTATTGGGGAATATGGATGGGGCTAAAGATACATAGGCTAAATTGTTTATGAGTAGGCTTTCTTCCTAGATTTTATTTATCATCGtaaatgtaagaaaaattaaatttattccGTCTTCCAACTATAATAATTAGATTAGGTACACTAATATGGTGCACTATAAATAGTCTCAAACTCTCAAGTCTTACATTCACagtattcagcaaaaaaaaagtctaacaTTCACGGTACAAGACTTGTCATATGATGACAAGACTGCATTGGTGGCCAGATTATATTCTTGGATTTCACATCAGAAGCAGGGTTTTACATCCTGCTCAGGGCTTGTTTTAGAACATTTGCCCTTCTCCATTTCAATTAACATTATAAACAGGTGTACACCTCATTTAGCAACGTATATTGAAAACACGGTATAAGGGAATTTTGAACACGTTTTGGGGTCATCTTTGCTCTTTTAAACTCTATAACAGTCCAATACTCCATATTTCTTGTATTTCATCCAcaacattatttattttctctgaATTATATATAGCTCATTGTTAACGTCAAGTTTCACCTACAGTATATGTGATAAACacagctgattttttttttttttttttttttttgagaaacaaacgcAGCTGAAATTAAGAGAGCACTAAAAAACAATGATGAATGAATCAGAACAATTATCGTGCATTTAACATATATGAGTAGACAACCAGTTTGAGATCATGACCACTGAATTTTGATTGGAGACAGTCTAATCTTACTTTTTGAAAGCTGTGGCGAGTACATAGAAAAGTTGCATGTGCAACTCCTTTGCCAGATCCACAATTAGCATAGGGTCTAGATCACctatcaattttaacattatgaGTTCGtctaatcataatttttttttcttttttttcttgagaggCCTCCGAAATATGAACATGTTCTGGAGAGAggtagtctttttcttttcttttttattattttttttatgaacaaaaacGGAGGCGGGTGACTATTGTGCCTCACGTGTGACCATAGGCGCATTTTCTGTTAAAAAATATTGGATTAAGTTATAATTATTATGATTGAGGGTGATCACAAATATCACCctaattttatgagaaaactaATAAATCAGGGATTAGTTATAAGATCTCACTTTTCACTAGAGTTGATACATAGGACCTCAAAACAACTATCACACACTTTGACTACTCAGCCACCCCGTCGGTGGtatcttttatacttttatgACTTTGTCTGgatttatatattattagtcGGCCAAGGGGATTATGCTTAATTCGACTCCACCGCCCCTGTAATCACATAGTCTACGTAGGTAAAAAGTAGGACACTTAATATGGAATTGACTTTTAATGTTAGTACTATAATCGTATTCATGTGATACacagtttaataaaaaaatatatattatatgcaaataaaaaaaaaaatttgataatataattaaaaagtaaaataatttaagttaCATAATGTATAAGTTCAAATTTGTAACGAAGACCAAATATAATATTAGAATaggttataaaataatttaaaataaataataaattttcttttaaatatattgAAACTTATGATAATTAAGGttaatcaaaataatattttgataatatttggtaatatattttttcactctttttttagaagaaaaacttAGAATTTCACTTATGTAAActatgttaataattttaatagacTTATAATGAGTGGCATGGTAAAATTTTGTCGTTCAACTTGTAATACTTACATTACACCACAAAAATACAAACGCAAAGTATACaacccaatttttattattaaaaaaattataaagattattaaaataatatgaatgatgaaacttcttttaaatttaactaaacCATTAATGGTAGAATTTAATGgcattataatttttaaaatttttggaactTTAGTATTAGAGTTTCCCTGAAGaggaaaatatattaattattttaatatacttAATTAAAGTAGTTTAGGAtaacttgtttaataaaaaaagcagTTATATTTTGTggtggaataaaatatatatatagttaatagtAACTTTAGGCAAGCCATGAGATGACTAGAGGGCAAGGGGCGTTGGAGTTGGACCTTTATTTTATCCTTTGGTCTCACCTCAAGTTGTAAATACAAATtctctcaacaacaacaacaacaacaacaaccaaaaaaaaaaaaaaaagggataaaaaaaaaggttgtaaaTACAAAAGTCCTTGAAGGGCCGGCCATGCTATTATTCATTGAAGTCACACACATTGAGTTTTGTTGGGTAGAGATCGAACCCTAAGTGGTGGCTAGGCTAAAGAGAatggagaaaaataattttcttcttcctcttagtgtctgtttggcataattaattttgttaatttattttactattcagcttatttttactattattaatgattcccactacactttttgatactattcataagtctcattatactattttagttaacttttacctttatttacagtactttcagtaaaaaaatttcagtttcagcaaaataaatagaTCCCAAACAGACCTTAATGCATACACAGTTAGGAGTTTTTCAACCATAAATAGCCCCACTCTTGGCCTATCTTATAGTCATTGAGGTGAACATCAAGGTCGTTCAAGAAGTTGCTTGCTGgaattttaacaataaatagCCTCAAGTTTGTAGCATTGAGGTATGTGGTTCTTTCATTAGAAGTTTTAGATTTAAGGTAACATGTGATTTGTGCAAAATATGAAGATCATAATTTTTATTCCACTAGGTATTACATTACATGTATGTGATGTGATGCatgttattttccaaaaaagcCAGTTGTCTTGAATGAGCTAGCTAGTAATGGAGCTGAATATGTGCCATGATAATAGGATTTGGGTGAATTGAATAGATGATGTGCATGATGCATTTGGTTACATTTGTATCAACTATCAAATATCATGTTATTTCCCTCTCTTTAACTCCCAGATTATGGCTTATGGGTGTGGAGCAACCAAGCATGCTGGATATGAGATTTACACAAGATTTGGTCGCAACCCCCTATTAACTATTGGAGCATGGCATGTGCTAAGACAAGAAACCTTGTCTCGACACTGGAGTATGTCATCATGTCTTTCACTTTCAAAacgttttccttcttttcttttgtcgaCTCTTCCGCTTGCGTTTGTGTAAATAcataatgacaaaaataattttcaagtttcGATCTCCTTTTGGTAGTGTTATATATTGCCGTTTAGTTTGTGTCAAACTGTATAGGCAAGTCGCACTTC of Quercus lobata isolate SW786 chromosome 8, ValleyOak3.0 Primary Assembly, whole genome shotgun sequence contains these proteins:
- the LOC115957965 gene encoding plant UBX domain-containing protein 4 — protein: MEAEEANPSNTNNEDLITSFCEITSSTREEALFFLESHNFHLDSAVSTFLDNDNDNANGNGNENININPAAAVAHPIIPSDSPSPSPSPSKSPDYSPSRSRSRSPSPTPSRPPYQLRSTRRGPTPNYNDRTRGNVRTLADLNRPAGEDHGSDSDEPQEYYTGGEKSGMLVQDPTKGNEVDAIFNHARQVAVDPDHLQPSSSSKSFTGTARLLSGETLPSEPQHPEVVIHTITFWSNGFSVNDGPLRRFDDPENASFLESIKNSDCPKELEPADRRTSVHVELLRRDENYPEPVKSHVAFHGVGRTLGSSTSTTTPAVSEPTVSATPLNTAPLPLTGLVVDESSPSTSIQLRLADGTRMVSRFNHHHTIREIRNFIDASRPGGVTTYQLLTMGFPPKQLTDLDQTIEQAGIANSVVIQKF